A stretch of the Actinomyces qiguomingii genome encodes the following:
- a CDS encoding ABC transporter substrate-binding protein: protein MSTRLFRPSRRAVLAYGGITAAGLLAACGSSGSGSANGSDANSIEMWARGGATTADAYAEIVPTLEQATGITVNFSTVDNFGQELQSRAQSKNLPDLWINDDVLLGTYQRQGLLREIILDDYTEASGIADARWEETQIDGGTYAVPYSRQTMVDCFRSDWLDKLGLSVPTTWEEYVAFLDAIATQDPDGDGTANTYGTNIAGTVKNGYLARWAMSYIWQGGGSFWTDNSDGTFSVNTTSKETVSAVQWIQEMFAVGGRVQPGALTADTSVSTPFFAEGKVGHTLTGPYQFSAMDQAPGKDLYVVAPAPAGPRGSTVLAEGENIYVSAGTEKLEAINKVVSWFISEQGQTTCMTNSKQPVVRVPVRSDMDAAAIYDDERWGVVQDALAESSQVFPAVADALAIKQVIAESLNTIVSSPEQDPTAELNNLKDELENVFDGLGLL from the coding sequence ATGTCGACACGTCTCTTCCGCCCGTCACGCCGCGCGGTGCTCGCCTACGGCGGTATCACCGCAGCCGGCCTGCTGGCAGCCTGTGGGTCATCGGGCTCGGGTTCAGCCAACGGCTCCGATGCGAACAGCATCGAGATGTGGGCGCGCGGCGGTGCCACCACCGCCGATGCCTATGCCGAGATCGTCCCCACTCTCGAGCAGGCCACCGGCATCACCGTCAACTTCTCCACGGTTGACAACTTCGGCCAGGAATTGCAGAGCCGGGCCCAGTCCAAGAACCTGCCCGACCTGTGGATCAACGATGACGTCCTATTAGGCACCTACCAGCGTCAAGGCCTCCTGCGCGAGATCATCCTGGACGACTACACCGAGGCATCCGGCATCGCTGACGCACGTTGGGAGGAGACTCAGATCGACGGCGGTACCTACGCCGTGCCCTACTCCCGGCAAACGATGGTCGACTGCTTCCGCTCCGACTGGCTGGACAAGCTCGGCCTGTCGGTACCTACCACATGGGAGGAGTATGTCGCCTTCCTTGATGCCATTGCCACGCAGGATCCCGACGGCGACGGCACCGCAAACACCTACGGAACCAATATTGCCGGAACCGTGAAGAACGGGTACCTCGCTCGCTGGGCCATGAGCTACATCTGGCAGGGCGGCGGCTCATTTTGGACCGACAACAGCGACGGCACTTTCTCGGTGAACACCACCTCGAAGGAGACGGTATCCGCAGTGCAATGGATCCAGGAGATGTTCGCCGTCGGCGGGCGCGTTCAACCCGGAGCCCTTACAGCGGACACCTCCGTATCCACACCCTTCTTCGCAGAGGGGAAGGTGGGGCACACGCTGACCGGCCCATACCAGTTCTCCGCCATGGACCAGGCACCAGGAAAAGATCTCTACGTGGTCGCTCCGGCCCCTGCCGGTCCACGCGGCAGCACGGTCCTGGCCGAGGGAGAGAACATCTACGTCTCGGCCGGCACCGAGAAGCTGGAAGCCATCAACAAGGTCGTCTCCTGGTTCATCTCCGAACAGGGGCAGACCACCTGCATGACCAACAGCAAACAACCGGTGGTGAGGGTTCCGGTACGTTCCGACATGGATGCGGCCGCGATCTACGACGACGAACGCTGGGGCGTAGTCCAGGACGCCCTGGCCGAATCCTCACAAGTGTTCCCCGCCGTCGCAGATGCATTGGCAATCAAGCAGGTCATTGCCGAGTCCCTCAACACCATAGTTTCCAGCCCGGAGCAGGACCCGACGGCCGAGCTCAACAATCTCAAGGACGAGCTGGAAAACGTCTTTGACGGGCTGGGGCTGTTGTGA
- a CDS encoding GH92 family glycosyl hydrolase, with protein sequence MTTSATSQAVRFAASRGPGAPPSSTAGCGLFEGEVRTYTVLAAGHVGIGLPDRPAAAGEILEVALFPQLLLQRDGVPDRASTALGIGVDNGRGGLWHLYDDDGRDLTASPPKRPPHLAATALIPEQWNLWRVSLEELPAGTSLRAVRLIAHADHGYGWIQVRVVTEVEGVGDAEDVVDYVRTTRGTHSGRGFSRGNTLPAVCMPHGMNFVTPVTNARTRRWLYRWHGDPHPRLEAVALSHQPSPWIGDRGSVQIMPYLDTPVLDPRLRSLQFRHDDEVALPDYYRVLLDGGIELEMTATARTAALRIHLPRAGGLTADQAFAGRLCTGATDVGMSLHGWAPGNELRPSHPSPPRMFFVGEIPGGIRGEPAYDDAGRVCSQAAHVALPAGTHEVRLATSFISVEQAWRNLSLESQGRSFEELRRTAHDAWRQALGALELDGATAPQREAAYTGLYRLLCYPNIAHENVAGAHSPCMAHAAVALPLEREHTDTVTGCRVLPGELYVNNGYWDTYRSSWPAYHLLMPERAGKLLNGMLQLFRDGGWMGRWTAPGFIDCMVGTDSDVIFADACAHGVEFDRETAYLSALRNAMTPAPSTEIGRRNNRAARFRDYVDSDVPEGLSWTVQNALDDAAIARWASRLARDARGEPRADLEAEAFYFANRSLRWRNLFDSHSGFLLGRHADGAWEVPPEHFNPRQWGGGYTETNGWGMAFSAVHDVDWLVNALGGPTALGRKLDAYFQDPEKAAASQRGTYGHILHEMTEARAIGMGQFAVCNQPAHHVPFMYLHSDRSDRCAEVLAEAFTHLFTGGRIGQGWPGDEDNGEFSAWWLFVAMGLYPLDVGSGEFVISAPQLPAVRWTRCDGTVLSVTREGNGNYIADVEVNGRAVDVPVLTASVLHADTEIRVRVDSKPHGWGMGARLASMPTDEYLRDKAHSGNLRSTLPGVAALVDDTAATEVVLPAGALLEIELDRPEPARVITLTGTGSTDLEVAVCLEGTWSRAVKRRLTFRWPEETRVIPLSGPSEAERRIEALRCFFPAGGSLTQLEVI encoded by the coding sequence ATGACGACTTCCGCAACCTCTCAGGCAGTCCGCTTCGCAGCTTCACGCGGTCCGGGGGCGCCGCCGAGCTCGACCGCGGGCTGTGGCCTGTTCGAAGGGGAGGTCAGAACCTATACGGTCCTGGCCGCGGGCCACGTCGGCATCGGTCTTCCCGACCGTCCGGCCGCCGCGGGGGAGATTCTTGAAGTTGCCCTGTTCCCGCAGCTGCTGCTGCAGCGGGACGGAGTGCCAGATCGCGCTTCCACTGCCTTGGGTATCGGCGTGGACAACGGCAGGGGCGGGCTTTGGCACCTGTACGACGACGACGGACGCGATCTGACCGCTTCGCCGCCCAAGCGTCCGCCCCACCTGGCAGCCACCGCCCTGATCCCCGAGCAGTGGAATCTGTGGCGGGTGTCGCTCGAGGAGCTACCGGCGGGAACTTCGCTGCGTGCGGTCAGACTGATAGCGCACGCCGACCACGGTTACGGCTGGATTCAGGTGCGCGTGGTGACGGAAGTGGAAGGAGTGGGTGACGCGGAGGATGTGGTCGACTACGTGCGCACCACCCGCGGAACGCACTCCGGTCGTGGCTTCTCACGCGGTAACACGTTGCCGGCGGTCTGTATGCCACACGGCATGAATTTTGTTACGCCGGTCACTAATGCGCGCACCCGCCGCTGGCTGTATCGATGGCACGGGGACCCGCACCCGCGGTTGGAGGCCGTGGCACTGAGCCATCAGCCCAGTCCCTGGATAGGAGATCGCGGATCGGTGCAGATCATGCCCTATCTGGATACGCCCGTACTGGATCCAAGATTGCGGTCACTGCAATTCCGCCATGACGATGAGGTTGCCCTCCCGGACTATTATCGAGTACTGCTGGACGGCGGCATCGAGTTGGAGATGACCGCGACGGCTCGTACGGCCGCCCTGCGCATACACCTGCCGCGTGCCGGCGGCCTGACCGCAGATCAGGCCTTCGCCGGTCGGTTGTGCACCGGAGCCACCGATGTGGGGATGTCGCTGCACGGTTGGGCGCCCGGAAACGAACTGCGGCCCTCGCATCCCAGCCCTCCCCGAATGTTCTTCGTAGGCGAGATACCAGGCGGAATCCGTGGGGAGCCCGCCTATGACGATGCCGGTCGAGTGTGCTCCCAGGCCGCCCATGTCGCCCTTCCTGCGGGCACGCACGAGGTGCGTCTGGCCACCTCATTCATCTCCGTGGAGCAGGCGTGGCGAAACCTCAGTCTTGAGTCGCAGGGACGCAGTTTCGAGGAGCTGCGGCGGACGGCGCACGATGCCTGGAGGCAAGCGCTCGGGGCGCTCGAGTTGGACGGCGCCACGGCACCGCAGCGTGAAGCCGCCTACACCGGTCTGTACCGGCTGCTGTGTTACCCCAACATCGCTCATGAGAACGTCGCGGGCGCGCACAGCCCGTGCATGGCGCATGCGGCCGTGGCACTGCCCCTCGAGCGCGAGCACACCGACACGGTCACCGGGTGTCGCGTGTTGCCCGGAGAACTTTATGTTAACAACGGGTATTGGGACACCTACCGGTCCAGTTGGCCCGCTTACCACCTGCTCATGCCCGAGCGCGCCGGGAAGCTGCTCAACGGGATGCTACAGCTGTTCCGCGACGGCGGCTGGATGGGCAGATGGACTGCCCCCGGCTTCATCGACTGCATGGTAGGCACCGATTCTGACGTGATCTTCGCTGATGCCTGTGCGCATGGTGTCGAATTCGACCGGGAAACGGCCTACCTGTCTGCCCTGCGTAACGCCATGACCCCTGCGCCCAGCACTGAAATCGGTCGCAGAAACAATCGCGCCGCGCGATTCCGCGACTATGTCGACTCCGATGTGCCGGAGGGTCTGAGCTGGACGGTTCAGAACGCGCTTGACGACGCCGCCATTGCACGATGGGCGAGTCGACTCGCCCGCGACGCCAGGGGTGAGCCGCGGGCGGATCTGGAGGCGGAGGCCTTCTATTTCGCCAACCGCTCGCTGCGCTGGCGCAACCTGTTCGATTCGCACTCCGGCTTCCTCCTGGGACGCCATGCCGACGGCGCGTGGGAGGTGCCCCCGGAACACTTCAACCCGCGACAATGGGGCGGGGGATACACCGAGACGAACGGTTGGGGAATGGCATTCTCAGCGGTTCACGACGTCGACTGGCTGGTCAACGCCCTGGGTGGGCCCACCGCGCTGGGGCGCAAACTAGACGCCTACTTCCAGGACCCGGAAAAGGCAGCCGCCTCCCAGCGGGGGACCTACGGGCACATCCTCCACGAGATGACCGAGGCCCGAGCGATCGGCATGGGACAGTTCGCCGTCTGCAATCAGCCCGCCCACCACGTACCTTTCATGTACTTGCATTCCGATCGGTCCGACCGCTGCGCCGAGGTGCTGGCCGAAGCCTTCACCCACCTGTTCACCGGCGGCCGCATCGGCCAGGGCTGGCCGGGAGACGAGGACAACGGTGAGTTCAGCGCCTGGTGGCTGTTTGTTGCCATGGGCCTGTATCCGCTTGACGTGGGCTCGGGCGAGTTCGTGATCTCCGCGCCGCAACTGCCCGCGGTGCGCTGGACTCGCTGTGACGGAACTGTCCTATCCGTGACTCGCGAGGGGAACGGGAACTACATCGCCGATGTAGAGGTCAATGGACGCGCGGTGGACGTCCCAGTGTTGACTGCTTCGGTACTGCATGCCGATACAGAAATCCGGGTGCGGGTCGATTCCAAGCCGCACGGCTGGGGGATGGGTGCTCGTCTCGCATCAATGCCCACCGACGAATACCTGCGGGATAAGGCTCATTCGGGGAATCTGCGCTCGACACTACCGGGAGTCGCAGCCCTTGTCGATGACACCGCGGCCACCGAGGTCGTGCTGCCTGCCGGTGCGCTTTTGGAGATCGAGCTGGACCGTCCCGAACCAGCCCGGGTCATTACTCTGACCGGAACCGGCAGCACCGACCTGGAGGTGGCTGTATGCCTCGAAGGCACCTGGTCCCGAGCCGTCAAACGTCGGCTTACATTCCGTTGGCCGGAGGAGACACGAGTCATCCCCCTGTCCGGACCCTCCGAAGCGGAACGGCGGATTGAAGCACTCAGGTGTTTCTTCCCGGCCGGCGGCAGCCTCACTCAACTCGAAGTGATTTGA
- a CDS encoding LacI family DNA-binding transcriptional regulator: protein MVTIADVARHAGVSPKTVSNVLNGYRYLRPETKERVEMAIRELGYTVNLAARGLRRGRTGMITLAVPDLRDPYLAELSGQVIHAAEHEGGRVLVTQTWGQRERELDVLHGANRHFTDGTILSPQALGPQDMDQYRVDFPLVLLGERVDPPDLDRVTLPNAAAAQALTAYLLGLGCRRVVLLGCASGTDHGSAPLREQGFRDAHAKMGIGIDQRLLLSESTWRLPQGVQRMNAFIDSGTPFDAVVAMNDALAIGALHSFRAHGIPVPDAVKVVGIDNIEDASFTSPTLTSLSVDHREFARAAIRLLLTRIDEHHRDPELPRRPKELIQPAFRIEVRQSTGGIPVDDGVIGASGIDPNRDDLQITSS, encoded by the coding sequence ATGGTGACAATCGCCGATGTCGCGCGGCACGCCGGTGTCTCGCCGAAGACCGTGTCCAATGTGCTCAACGGATACCGCTATCTGCGCCCCGAGACCAAGGAACGGGTGGAGATGGCCATCCGGGAGTTGGGGTACACGGTCAACCTCGCCGCACGCGGTTTGCGGCGCGGACGCACCGGAATGATCACCTTGGCCGTTCCCGATCTGCGCGACCCCTATCTGGCCGAACTGTCCGGGCAGGTCATCCACGCCGCCGAGCACGAGGGCGGCCGCGTGCTGGTCACGCAGACCTGGGGCCAGCGCGAACGCGAACTGGACGTGCTGCACGGCGCGAACCGGCATTTCACCGATGGCACGATTCTCAGTCCGCAGGCTCTGGGACCGCAGGACATGGATCAGTACCGGGTCGACTTCCCCCTGGTACTGCTCGGCGAGCGCGTGGATCCGCCCGATCTGGACCGGGTGACTCTGCCGAATGCGGCCGCGGCACAGGCGCTGACTGCCTATCTGCTCGGCCTGGGGTGCCGCCGGGTGGTGCTGTTGGGCTGCGCATCGGGCACCGACCATGGCTCTGCACCTCTGCGCGAGCAGGGATTCCGTGACGCGCACGCAAAGATGGGCATCGGTATTGATCAGCGTCTGCTGCTTTCGGAGTCGACCTGGCGTCTGCCTCAGGGAGTGCAGAGGATGAACGCCTTCATCGACTCGGGAACACCCTTCGACGCCGTGGTGGCGATGAACGACGCTCTGGCCATCGGTGCCCTGCACAGTTTCCGCGCCCATGGCATTCCCGTACCAGACGCCGTGAAAGTAGTGGGCATCGACAATATTGAGGACGCTTCATTCACCAGTCCTACGCTGACCTCCTTGTCCGTGGACCACCGGGAGTTCGCGCGCGCGGCCATTCGCCTGCTGCTGACGCGCATCGACGAGCACCACCGCGATCCCGAGCTACCGCGCCGTCCCAAGGAACTCATCCAGCCGGCCTTCCGCATCGAGGTGCGCCAGTCCACCGGAGGAATTCCGGTGGACGACGGCGTGATCGGCGCATCCGGTATCGACCCGAACAGGGATGACCTTCAAATCACTTCGAGTTGA
- a CDS encoding 6-phosphofructokinase: protein MSNDAQREEAAGRAAGETVDTAPTENPVRIGVLTSGGDAQGMNAAVRAVVRTALRMGAEPYAVMEGWAGAVAGGDGVRRLEWDSVGSILHRGGTIIGTARSAEFRERSGQLAACRNLLEHDIDRLVVIGGDGSLTGTNEFRENWPSLVAELAERGEISAQTAAAHPVLMVTGIVGSIDNDLVGADMTIGADSALHRILEAIDDISSTAASHQRTFIVEVMGRHCGYLALMAAVAGGCDYVLVPELPPGEGWEEDMCRKLSKGREAGRRESMVIVAEGATDRSGNPITADDVKRVMAERLGEEARVTILGHVQRGGKPSAYDRWMSTLLGCTAAREVVLATPGSEPVIIAERRNRIQRLPMMEQVRATRAVKDLVAAGDYRGAVAARGASFEQMLGIFETMSTPPELDPAAEGALSADAGRSRRVAIVHAGGLAPGMNTAARAAVRLGLDHGFTMLGVYGGFPGLLDGNVRELSWEDVEGWVGDGGAELGTRRDIPSIEQLYALGRAIESHRIDAMLVIGGFNAYLAAHKLVTERGRYPAFKIPLICVPASIDNNLPGSELSVGADTALNSAVEALDAIKQSAAASRRCFVAEAMGRRCGYLTLMSGIATGAERVYLNEEGLTLSKLAQDSARMVESFRSGRKLYLVIRNEQASENYTLDVLAKIFSEESEGLYDVRPAQIGHLQQGGDPTAFDRIMATKLVAHALDLLAGQLDAGTYHSSYVGLVEGRITHHRLERMDDELDLGARRPLHQWWMGLRDAIGLVNKNLGVMSAADVPDFGDTVSRAASAGERD from the coding sequence ATGTCTAACGACGCGCAGCGCGAAGAAGCGGCCGGCCGGGCGGCCGGAGAAACAGTGGACACTGCCCCTACCGAGAATCCCGTACGTATCGGGGTACTCACCTCCGGCGGTGACGCGCAGGGCATGAACGCGGCGGTACGCGCCGTTGTGCGCACCGCACTGCGCATGGGCGCCGAACCCTACGCGGTTATGGAGGGATGGGCGGGGGCGGTTGCCGGCGGCGACGGTGTCCGCAGGCTGGAGTGGGACTCGGTCGGCTCCATCTTGCACCGGGGTGGCACCATAATCGGCACCGCCCGCTCCGCGGAGTTCCGCGAGCGCTCCGGGCAGTTGGCCGCGTGTCGCAACCTGTTGGAGCACGACATCGACCGGCTGGTTGTAATCGGCGGCGACGGATCCCTGACCGGCACCAACGAGTTCCGCGAGAACTGGCCGTCCTTGGTGGCCGAACTGGCCGAGCGCGGCGAGATCAGCGCGCAGACGGCCGCCGCGCACCCGGTGCTGATGGTCACCGGTATCGTCGGCTCGATCGACAACGACCTGGTGGGCGCGGATATGACCATTGGCGCCGATTCAGCCCTGCATCGCATTCTCGAGGCCATTGATGACATCTCCTCCACCGCGGCCTCGCATCAGCGCACCTTCATCGTGGAGGTCATGGGCCGGCACTGCGGCTACCTTGCGCTGATGGCCGCGGTGGCCGGGGGCTGCGATTACGTGCTCGTCCCCGAGCTGCCTCCGGGCGAGGGCTGGGAGGAGGACATGTGCCGCAAGTTGTCCAAGGGGCGGGAGGCCGGTCGCCGTGAGTCCATGGTCATCGTGGCCGAGGGCGCCACCGACCGCTCCGGCAATCCCATCACCGCCGATGATGTCAAACGGGTCATGGCTGAGCGCCTGGGCGAGGAGGCCCGGGTGACGATCCTGGGACACGTCCAGCGCGGTGGCAAGCCAAGCGCCTACGACCGCTGGATGTCCACTCTGCTCGGCTGCACCGCCGCACGCGAGGTGGTCTTGGCCACGCCCGGGAGTGAGCCGGTGATCATCGCCGAACGACGCAACCGCATTCAGCGCCTGCCCATGATGGAGCAGGTCCGTGCCACCCGTGCCGTCAAGGACCTGGTTGCAGCCGGCGACTACCGGGGCGCTGTGGCGGCGCGTGGGGCCAGCTTCGAACAGATGCTCGGGATCTTCGAGACCATGTCCACCCCGCCTGAGCTAGACCCGGCCGCCGAGGGCGCACTGAGCGCCGATGCGGGCCGTTCCCGGCGCGTGGCAATCGTGCATGCCGGTGGCCTGGCCCCGGGGATGAACACGGCGGCGCGGGCCGCGGTGCGCCTGGGCCTGGATCATGGCTTCACCATGCTCGGCGTATACGGAGGTTTCCCCGGCCTGCTGGACGGGAATGTGCGCGAACTGTCCTGGGAGGACGTTGAGGGCTGGGTTGGTGACGGCGGTGCTGAATTGGGCACCCGTCGAGACATCCCCAGCATTGAGCAATTGTACGCCCTCGGAAGGGCCATCGAGTCCCACCGGATCGACGCCATGCTGGTCATTGGCGGTTTCAACGCCTATTTGGCGGCGCATAAACTGGTCACCGAGCGCGGCCGCTACCCGGCCTTCAAGATCCCCTTGATCTGTGTGCCCGCATCCATCGACAACAACCTGCCCGGCTCGGAGCTGTCCGTGGGGGCCGACACGGCCCTGAACAGCGCGGTGGAGGCCTTGGACGCCATTAAGCAGTCGGCGGCAGCGTCGCGCCGCTGTTTCGTGGCCGAGGCGATGGGCCGCCGCTGCGGCTACCTGACACTTATGAGCGGCATCGCCACTGGTGCCGAGCGGGTCTACCTCAATGAGGAGGGCCTGACGCTGAGCAAGCTGGCCCAGGACTCGGCCCGCATGGTGGAGTCCTTCCGTTCGGGGCGCAAGCTCTACCTGGTGATCCGTAACGAGCAGGCCAGCGAGAACTACACCCTGGACGTGCTGGCGAAGATCTTCTCCGAGGAGAGCGAGGGCCTGTACGACGTGCGCCCGGCCCAGATCGGCCACCTGCAGCAGGGCGGAGACCCAACCGCCTTCGACCGCATCATGGCCACCAAGTTGGTAGCACACGCACTCGACCTGCTCGCCGGTCAGTTGGATGCCGGCACCTACCATTCCAGCTACGTGGGCCTCGTGGAGGGCCGGATCACGCATCACCGCCTGGAGCGCATGGATGATGAGCTCGACCTTGGTGCGCGCCGTCCGCTGCACCAGTGGTGGATGGGACTGCGCGACGCCATTGGTTTGGTCAACAAGAACCTGGGGGTCATGTCGGCCGCGGACGTACCGGACTTCGGGGATACGGTCTCCCGGGCCGCGTCGGCCGGGGAAAGGGACTGA